The Akkermansia sp. N21116 genome includes a region encoding these proteins:
- a CDS encoding DNA adenine methylase: MPAGDSGENPDYLANQLITCIGNKRALLGFIDTPLRRVKQRLGKHALDIADLFAGSGIVSRYFKAHATRLISNDLEEYARILGKCYLTNAREVNIRALEEALTELLPEVASDREGGFISELYAPADDENIQPGERVFYTRRNALYLDAACRAIGRRPEWMRPFLLGPLLSEASIHANTSGVFKGFYKDAAGIGSFGGRKGDALSRITSPIYLSMPVWSRFSCPATVYREDANTLVHRLDPVDLVYLDPPYNQHPYGSNYFMLNLIADYRRPEKISDVSGIPGDWTRSAYNSSGKAKENLFSLVSACKASHILISYNSEGFVSQDEFAAFLQSQGRLETYEIPYLTFRGSRNLRNRSLVVNEYLYLLERF, from the coding sequence ATGCCGGCAGGTGATTCAGGAGAGAATCCGGACTATTTGGCCAACCAGCTGATTACTTGTATCGGCAATAAGCGGGCGTTGCTCGGATTTATTGATACGCCGTTGCGCCGGGTTAAGCAACGCCTGGGCAAGCATGCTTTGGATATTGCCGATCTCTTTGCCGGGAGCGGAATTGTTTCCCGGTATTTCAAGGCTCATGCGACACGCTTGATTTCCAATGATCTTGAGGAATATGCCCGCATTCTCGGGAAATGTTACCTGACTAATGCCCGCGAGGTGAATATCCGGGCTCTCGAAGAGGCTTTGACCGAGCTTTTGCCCGAGGTTGCCTCAGACCGGGAGGGAGGGTTTATTTCCGAGTTGTACGCTCCGGCCGACGATGAGAATATCCAGCCTGGGGAACGTGTTTTTTATACGCGTCGCAATGCGCTGTATCTGGATGCCGCCTGTCGTGCCATTGGCCGGCGTCCGGAATGGATGAGGCCGTTTTTACTGGGACCTTTGTTGTCGGAGGCTTCGATTCATGCCAATACGTCCGGAGTTTTCAAGGGATTTTACAAGGATGCGGCAGGGATTGGGAGTTTTGGCGGCAGGAAGGGAGATGCCTTGTCTCGGATTACGAGTCCGATTTATTTGTCCATGCCCGTCTGGTCGCGTTTTTCGTGTCCGGCGACGGTTTACCGCGAGGATGCCAATACTCTGGTGCATAGGTTGGATCCGGTGGATCTGGTGTATCTTGATCCTCCCTACAACCAGCACCCCTATGGCTCCAACTATTTTATGTTGAACTTGATTGCGGATTACAGACGGCCGGAGAAGATTAGCGATGTCTCTGGCATTCCCGGGGATTGGACTCGTTCGGCCTATAATTCGTCGGGAAAAGCTAAGGAGAATCTTTTTTCTCTGGTATCTGCCTGCAAGGCATCCCATATTCTGATTTCTTACAATTCCGAGGGGTTTGTTTCCCAGGATGAGTTTGCGGCATTCTTGCAATCTCAGGGCAGATTGGAAACGTATGAAATCCCGTATCTGACATTCCGCGGAAGCCGTAACTTACGTAATCGATCATTGGTTGTGAATGAATATCTCTATCTTTTGGAGAGGTTCTAG
- the rpmH gene encoding 50S ribosomal protein L34, whose product MSKRTYQPSKRCRKNQFGFRARMATKNGREILRRRRAKGRKRLLPKGAEIQYKRHTIQHGR is encoded by the coding sequence ATGAGCAAGAGGACCTATCAACCTTCCAAGCGTTGCCGCAAGAACCAGTTTGGTTTCCGTGCCCGTATGGCTACCAAGAATGGACGCGAAATTTTGCGTCGTCGTCGTGCTAAGGGCCGTAAGCGCCTTCTTCCGAAGGGTGCTGAAATTCAGTACAAGCGCCACACGATCCAGCACGGTCGTTAA
- the rnpA gene encoding ribonuclease P protein component: protein MRLTRQQSMNRAFQFARVRSQGASTAGRLLVLSACPLDHADEPSAFGIICTKKVGGAVLRNTLKRRIRELIRMHGDSLACGLHVVCVLRWRAATAPFSALEKDWLKTLSRLLRELERMKGDSAEQEEAPV from the coding sequence ATGCGTTTGACTCGTCAACAAAGCATGAATCGGGCGTTCCAATTTGCCCGTGTGCGTAGTCAGGGTGCATCTACTGCAGGTCGGCTTCTTGTTTTGAGCGCATGTCCTTTGGATCACGCGGATGAGCCTTCCGCATTTGGCATTATTTGTACCAAGAAGGTCGGTGGTGCCGTTCTCCGTAATACGTTGAAGAGACGTATTCGGGAGCTTATTCGCATGCACGGGGATTCCCTTGCATGCGGTTTGCATGTCGTCTGTGTCTTGAGGTGGCGTGCAGCTACGGCTCCTTTCTCAGCTTTGGAAAAAGACTGGCTTAAGACTCTTTCCCGACTGTTACGGGAGCTGGAAAGGATGAAGGGAGACTCTGCTGAACAGGAGGAGGCGCCCGTATGA
- the yidD gene encoding membrane protein insertion efficiency factor YidD, whose translation MKKLVIACVRFYQRFVSRPLHFLGGPMSGCRFSPTCSQYFIEAVEIHGIWKGTTLGIWRILRCNPWGGSGFDPVPPRCSSGSSHFPGDGDASK comes from the coding sequence ATGAAGAAGCTGGTTATTGCGTGCGTGCGGTTTTACCAACGCTTTGTCAGCCGGCCTTTGCATTTTCTTGGCGGACCGATGAGTGGATGCCGTTTTTCCCCGACTTGTTCGCAATATTTTATTGAAGCCGTAGAAATACATGGAATATGGAAGGGAACAACGTTAGGTATCTGGAGGATTTTGCGCTGCAATCCCTGGGGTGGCTCCGGGTTCGATCCCGTGCCTCCGCGTTGTTCGTCCGGCAGTTCTCATTTTCCTGGGGATGGTGACGCTTCCAAATAA
- the yidC gene encoding membrane protein insertase YidC, translating into MDRKSWIIIALCAVLLGADYYYSSTQPKPPVAPQSVSQPATKTASADAASNSPALPGDMAVVPPVDESKLETWPMVSYAGEGKDRKPVATYSIANIGGSIRNVEMEGDLVDSRHVPDVDVKINENGTYGIGTLVFGITPAADPSYDTSVYSKVDSESNDEKLTLVARLANGLAVKKEYTFDPLKDENGALLAGSKYMLKLKITLFNPMDHAVRLPDMGVFAGAGYPIAKSEMAEAFTHFFYMTDGKFVQETPSYFTGGFISSAKPREVANLVNLTYGGVMSQYYASILIPAEDSRGSMIYAQRQLFHLKHEGDHEVPGVILAMGAPVVDLQPKAEKVLSYEIYAGPKKNQVLNELPYKLDEVMAYGWLTILSAPMNWLLNFFFGLVGNWGIAIICMTIVVRIVIWPLYKKSYMAMKRMSLVQPKMQELKEKYPNDPQKVNVEMMKMYQEYGINPASGCLPMLIQIPIFFAFYRVLQYSAELRGQPFFWWVKDLSLPDTVYEIPLPFSSFPTLPVNILPLIMAVTMVIQMKMTPQAGDKMQRRIMAFMPLIFFFFCYNFASALALYWTAQNLINMGQTLLIRRLPQPELTKTKKKKAGFLQRMMEQQRILAEQQKQQGGGMRNVTPGRRKK; encoded by the coding sequence ATGGATCGCAAATCATGGATTATTATAGCCCTTTGCGCGGTATTGCTGGGTGCTGACTACTACTACTCAAGTACTCAGCCCAAGCCTCCCGTAGCACCTCAGTCTGTATCTCAACCCGCAACGAAAACGGCTTCTGCCGATGCGGCGTCAAACTCTCCTGCTCTTCCGGGGGATATGGCGGTTGTTCCGCCTGTTGACGAAAGCAAGCTGGAAACCTGGCCGATGGTCTCTTATGCCGGAGAAGGAAAGGATAGAAAGCCGGTAGCGACGTATTCGATTGCCAATATTGGCGGTTCAATCCGCAATGTGGAGATGGAGGGAGATCTGGTCGATAGTCGCCATGTACCGGATGTCGACGTGAAGATCAATGAGAATGGCACGTACGGGATCGGTACACTCGTGTTCGGGATTACTCCCGCGGCGGATCCCAGTTACGATACGTCCGTTTATTCGAAGGTTGATTCTGAGAGCAACGATGAGAAACTGACCCTTGTTGCACGGCTTGCCAATGGACTTGCCGTGAAGAAGGAATATACGTTTGATCCGTTAAAGGACGAGAACGGCGCTCTTTTGGCAGGCAGCAAATATATGCTGAAACTGAAGATAACGCTTTTTAATCCCATGGATCATGCCGTGCGTCTTCCGGATATGGGCGTTTTTGCCGGTGCGGGATACCCAATTGCCAAGAGTGAAATGGCCGAGGCGTTCACTCACTTTTTCTATATGACGGATGGTAAATTCGTTCAGGAAACGCCATCGTATTTTACAGGGGGCTTTATATCATCTGCCAAGCCGCGCGAGGTGGCTAATCTGGTTAACCTGACCTATGGTGGGGTGATGAGTCAGTATTATGCCAGTATACTGATACCGGCGGAGGATTCCCGCGGTTCGATGATTTACGCCCAGCGTCAGTTGTTCCATCTGAAACATGAAGGAGACCATGAAGTACCCGGGGTCATTTTGGCGATGGGGGCTCCGGTGGTGGATCTTCAGCCCAAGGCCGAGAAGGTGCTTTCGTATGAGATCTATGCGGGCCCGAAGAAGAACCAGGTTCTCAACGAGTTGCCCTATAAACTGGATGAAGTCATGGCATACGGATGGCTAACTATCCTGAGTGCTCCGATGAACTGGTTGCTCAACTTTTTCTTCGGCCTTGTCGGTAACTGGGGTATTGCCATTATCTGCATGACGATTGTGGTGCGCATTGTCATCTGGCCTCTTTACAAGAAGTCCTACATGGCGATGAAGCGTATGTCGCTCGTCCAGCCCAAGATGCAGGAATTGAAGGAAAAGTACCCGAATGATCCGCAAAAGGTCAATGTGGAGATGATGAAGATGTATCAGGAATACGGCATCAATCCTGCCAGCGGGTGTCTGCCAATGCTGATTCAAATCCCGATCTTCTTTGCCTTCTACCGTGTTCTGCAGTACTCGGCGGAGTTGCGCGGTCAGCCTTTTTTCTGGTGGGTTAAGGATTTGTCATTGCCGGATACGGTGTATGAAATCCCGCTTCCCTTTAGCTCGTTTCCGACTCTTCCGGTTAACATTCTTCCTCTGATTATGGCGGTAACGATGGTAATCCAGATGAAGATGACGCCGCAGGCCGGGGATAAGATGCAACGCCGGATTATGGCGTTTATGCCTCTGATTTTCTTTTTCTTCTGCTACAACTTTGCATCGGCTTTGGCTTTGTACTGGACGGCTCAGAACTTGATTAATATGGGACAAACCTTGTTGATCCGTCGTTTGCCCCAGCCGGAACTGACCAAGACAAAGAAAAAGAAAGCCGGTTTTTTGCAACGCATGATGGAGCAGCAACGTATTCTTGCCGAACAGCAAAAGCAACAGGGAGGAGGTATGCGTAACGTAACTCCCGGAAGGAGGAAGAAATAG
- a CDS encoding trehalase family glycosidase yields MISRVLNCILFLSIISLSKGVASDQEPYTSFYVPNKYVQENGFLKEHQNLMHPPQFAKIKEKLPRPEWDARPDVISSYWKAWEMGFSNIKAATPQNGFISPYIDPVFNGNIFMWDCSFMTMFGKYGAHAFHFQGTLDNFYCKQLPDGFICREIYGTSGKNCFEKYDPSSTGPNIMPWAEWEYYLNFNDRKRLEKVFPPLLAYYQWMNLNRTWQDGSYYLSGWGCGMDNQPRLRGNYHREFSHGHMSWIDANMQQILSGKILVSMARELGREADVKDIQKEVDFLSRFVNEKMWNSDKKCYADRFRDGSISGVQTIGAYWALLADVIPADRIKSFVSHLENPTKFKRPHRVPTLSADDPAYVKNGGGYWCGAVWAPTNYMVLRGLSRIGEDKIAFDIGLNHLNNVTQVFQETGTFFENYDPEITKGRCRPGMVGWTGLVPIAVLFEYVFGLRADVPHNTLIWDIRLTDSFGVKQYPFGKDGLLDLYCALRPNGLQKPEITVKSNRDFTLKVIWGGGSEEIAVKAETDE; encoded by the coding sequence ATGATTTCCAGGGTATTGAATTGTATATTGTTTCTTTCGATTATTTCTCTTTCAAAAGGAGTTGCCTCAGACCAGGAACCCTACACTTCTTTCTATGTTCCGAATAAATACGTTCAAGAAAACGGATTTCTCAAGGAACATCAAAATCTGATGCATCCTCCCCAATTTGCGAAAATTAAAGAAAAATTACCTCGTCCTGAATGGGATGCCCGACCGGATGTTATTTCGAGTTACTGGAAAGCATGGGAAATGGGATTTAGCAATATTAAGGCGGCGACTCCTCAGAACGGTTTTATTTCCCCATATATTGATCCGGTATTCAACGGTAATATTTTCATGTGGGACTGCAGTTTTATGACAATGTTCGGAAAGTATGGTGCTCATGCTTTTCATTTTCAGGGGACCTTGGACAATTTCTACTGCAAACAGTTACCTGACGGTTTTATCTGCCGGGAAATATATGGTACCAGCGGGAAAAACTGTTTTGAAAAATATGATCCTTCCAGTACAGGCCCCAATATTATGCCGTGGGCCGAGTGGGAATATTATCTCAATTTTAATGACAGGAAGCGTTTGGAGAAGGTATTTCCTCCGTTACTTGCCTATTACCAGTGGATGAACCTTAACCGAACTTGGCAGGACGGATCTTACTATCTTAGCGGTTGGGGATGCGGAATGGATAATCAACCGAGATTACGCGGCAATTACCATCGAGAATTCAGCCATGGTCATATGTCGTGGATAGACGCCAACATGCAACAAATATTGTCCGGTAAAATTCTTGTGTCCATGGCACGGGAACTTGGGCGCGAAGCGGATGTGAAAGACATACAGAAGGAAGTTGATTTTCTTAGTAGATTCGTGAACGAAAAAATGTGGAATTCGGATAAAAAATGTTACGCAGACCGTTTTCGTGATGGCAGTATTTCCGGCGTGCAAACCATAGGTGCCTATTGGGCGCTTTTAGCTGATGTCATTCCCGCAGACCGTATAAAATCTTTTGTTTCTCATTTGGAAAATCCAACCAAATTCAAGCGACCTCATCGGGTGCCGACTCTTTCGGCCGATGATCCCGCGTATGTTAAAAATGGGGGAGGATACTGGTGTGGTGCCGTTTGGGCTCCTACAAATTACATGGTTTTGCGAGGCCTTTCCAGAATAGGGGAAGACAAAATAGCTTTTGATATAGGCTTGAACCATTTGAATAACGTTACACAGGTCTTTCAAGAAACGGGAACATTTTTTGAAAATTATGATCCTGAAATTACCAAGGGACGGTGCCGTCCCGGGATGGTAGGCTGGACTGGTCTGGTTCCCATTGCCGTCCTTTTTGAATATGTTTTCGGTCTCCGGGCGGATGTTCCTCACAATACTCTGATTTGGGACATACGTCTTACGGATTCTTTTGGCGTTAAACAATATCCTTTTGGCAAAGATGGCCTTTTGGACCTTTATTGTGCTTTGCGCCCCAATGGACTCCAAAAACCAGAAATAACAGTTAAGTCTAATCGGGATTTTACGCTTAAAGTGATTTGGGGAGGTGGTTCTGAAGAAATTGCCGT